One part of the Numenius arquata chromosome 24, bNumArq3.hap1.1, whole genome shotgun sequence genome encodes these proteins:
- the BLACAT1 gene encoding bladder cancer associated transcript 1, whose protein sequence is MPQFTFACFCGLHGFCKMKRKKEASSAEQETAV, encoded by the coding sequence aTGCCCCAGTTCACCTTTGCTTGCTTCTGCGGGCTCCACGGCTTCTGcaagatgaagaggaagaaagaagcgTCCAGTGCGGAGCAGGAGACGGCAGTGTGA